AGAAACCTAATACTACTAATGTTGCGGGGGTACCCGAGCGGTCAAAGGGGCAGGGCTTAGGACCCTGTGACGCAGGTCTTCGAGTGTTCGAATCGCTCCCCCCGCATAATTTTTCCTATAAGAGAAATATTAAAATGACAAAATAAGTTGACAAGTCATGAAAGTGTATGTTGTTGATAATGGCGGTCAGTGGACTCACAGGGAATGGAGAACATTGCGTTATCTTGATGTCGAAGCAGAAATTGTTCCAAATACAATCCCATTTGAAAAAATTTTAGATGCAGATGCCATCGTGCTTTCTGGGGGAGCGCCCCGAGTGGGGCTTTCAGGAGAATTGGGAAATTGTGGGGAATATCTGAGGAAAGCAGATTTTCCTATTATGGGAATCTGCGCAGGTCATCAGTTTATGGCAAGGTATTTTGGTGGGAAATGCGAGCCTGCGGAGCTTCCAGAATTTGGAAGGGTGGAAATATCAGTTATTGAAAAGGACGAAATATTCAAAAATCTGCCAAAAAAGATGGTGGTGTGGGAATCTCATAACGACGAGGTTACTGCATTGCCCGAAAATTTTGAGTTGCTCGCTTCTTCAGAAAATTGCAGAATACAGGCGATGAAACATGAAAGCAAGCCATTTTACGGCGTGCAATTCCATCCGGAAGTGGAGCATACTGAATATGGTGCCCAGATATTTCATAACTTTCTTGAGGAATGTAAATGATTTTTCGTGCATATTATCCGAAGCCGCTTTTTCCTCCCGTATCCTTATCGGAAGGATGCATCCTGATGTGCAGGCACTGTAAAGGAAAATATCTGGGTGGGATGGAAAAGATAAGAAATTCAGAAAAGTTGGTTGA
This is a stretch of genomic DNA from Candidatus Thermoplasmatota archaeon. It encodes these proteins:
- a CDS encoding GMP synthase subunit A, which produces MKVYVVDNGGQWTHREWRTLRYLDVEAEIVPNTIPFEKILDADAIVLSGGAPRVGLSGELGNCGEYLRKADFPIMGICAGHQFMARYFGGKCEPAELPEFGRVEISVIEKDEIFKNLPKKMVVWESHNDEVTALPENFELLASSENCRIQAMKHESKPFYGVQFHPEVEHTEYGAQIFHNFLEECK